One Dictyostelium discoideum AX4 chromosome 3 chromosome, whole genome shotgun sequence genomic region harbors:
- the helC gene encoding DEAD-box RNA helicase, which produces MSEKETNTTSTENKEKEKQEQTNTNSTTESTNNQVDEEYERPGRSEGLDEFGIQLDIQQSDPNSPLYSVKTFEELGLKPELLKGVYAMGYNKPSKIQEAALPIIIQSPNNLIAQSQSGTGKTAAFTLGMLNCVDPSINAPQAICISPTKELALQTFEVISKIGQFSNIKPLLYISEIEVPKNVTNQVIIGTPGKILENVIKKQLSVKFLKMVVLDEADFIVKMKNVPNQIAMINRLLPSNVKVCLFSATFSMGVEELIKKIVQDPYTSIRLKRQELSVEKIHQYFIDCGSEDNKALILSDIYGFISVGQSIVFVHTIATAKSVHQKMVDEGHSVSLLYGKDLTTEERFKQIKDFKDGKSKVLITTNVLARGIDIPQVSLVINYDVPLDEMGKPDPVHYLHRIGRVGRFGRSGVALSFVYDQQSTNKLMNISTHLGVPLKELKSSEIESLDGILKGIRNQLTPLNN; this is translated from the exons atgtcagaaaaagaaacaaatacaacatcaacagaaaataaagaaaaagaaaaacaagaacaaactaatacaaattcaacaacagaATCAACAAATAATCAAGTTGATGAAGAATATGAAAGACCAGGAAGATCAGAAGGTTTAGATGAATTTGGAATTCAATTAGATATTCAACAATCTGATCCAAATTCACCATTATATTCAGTGAAAACATTTGAAGAATTAGGATTAAAACCAGAGTTATTAAAGGGTGTTTATGCAATGGGTTATAATAAACCATCTAAAATTCAAGAAGCAGCATTAccaattattattcaatcaccaaataatttaattgcaCAATCACAATCAGGTACTGGTAAAACTGCTGCATTCACATTGGGTATGTTAAATTGTGTTGATCCATCAATCAATGCACCACAAGCAATTTGTATTAGTCCAACCAAAGAATTAGCATTACAAACTTTTGAAGTTATCTCAAAGATTGgtcaattttcaaatattaaaccattattatatatatcaGAGATTGaag taccaAAAAATGTTACAAATCAAGTTATTATTGGTACACCAggtaaaattttagaaaatgtaataaaaaaacaattatcagttaaatttttaaagatggTAGTATTGGACGAAGCAGATTTTATTGTAAAGATGAAGAATGTACCAAATCAAATTGCAATGATTAATAGATTATTACCAAGCAATGTAAAGGTTTGTTTATTCTCTGCAACATTTAGTATGGGAGTTGaggaattaattaaaaagatcGTTCAAGATCCATATACAAGTATAAGATTAAAAAGACAAGAGTTATCTGTTGAAAAGATTCATCAATATTTTATAGATTGTGGTAGTGAAGATAATAAAGCATTGATTCTATCAGACATCTATGGTTTCATATCAGTTGGTCAGTCAATTGTATTCGTACATACAATTGCAACTGCAAAATCGGTACACCAAAAAATGGTTGATGAAGGTCATTCAGTTTCATTACTCTATGGTAAAGATTTAACAACAGAGGAACgttttaaacaaattaaagatttcaaAGATGGTAAATCAAAAGTATTGATAACAACAAATGTTTTAGCTAGAGGTATTGATATTCCACAAGTTTCATTGGTGATCAATTATGATGTACCATTGGATGAAATGGGTAAACCTGACCCAgttcattatcttcatcgTATTGGTAGAGTTGGTAGATTCGGTCGTTCTGGTGTTGCTCTTAGTTTTGTTTATGATCAACaatcaacaaataaattaatgaatatttCAACCCATCTTGGTGTAcctttaaaagaattaaaatcttCTGAAATTGAATCTTTAGATGGTATCTTAAAAGGTATTAGAAATCAATTAAcaccattaaataattaa
- the lsm2 gene encoding LSM domain-containing protein (Similar to like-Sm), with amino-acid sequence MLFFSFYKSLVGKEITVELKNDLSITGLLQSVDQFLNIKLKDIKVNEEDKYPYMISVKNCFIRGSVVRYVHLPAEDVDVETLQDHSRLEAREQKKQNKQHQEQTNQKSSNTTTTTTV; translated from the exons atg ttatttttttcattttataaatCACTTGTTGGTAAAGAGATTACAgtggaattaaaaaatgatctTTCAATAACAGGATTATTACAATCAGTTGATCAATTtcttaatataaaattaaaagatattaaagtAAACGAAGAAGATAAATACCCATATATGATTTCagttaaaaattgttttattagaGGTTCAGTTGTAAGATATGTACATTTACCAGCAGaggatgttgatgttgaaacTTTACAAGATCACTCAAGGTTAGAAGCAagagaacaaaaaaaacaaaataaacaaCACCAAGAACAAACTAATCAAAAATcttcaaatacaacaacaacaacaactgtttaa
- the acaA gene encoding adenylate cyclase: MASSSPMFNDHAIARSKYALNSVLQQTNELHDGNGGGGYTPSSPHLGGVSLNKSQNQPYTQYNNGGGGGGGGGGHINPMHLNLNSITNNHNNHHNHHPNTLSTPHNNNHNNNNHSTSHHPHSNSVANGGHLSQSITQQRGGLADLANAVINRKNRSDSVQTKMKPTDSASNIESWAKVEKFSSSIFDSEKSKKSNIFQKYTLRLKNSYEKGYLHQHYNSQIMLLRITNLIGIVAVSYGFTKEAIFMLIAIRILCFNLFAFSIFLSFLRNRELYKKLFHPLFLFSFTTFFITILLEYKTTTTTLILFLYVVIFCCLYALGCLLFIWMVMCNLMNAICFIIFIFLESTLDRNNLISFVIYILTMFLVGASHLYVLEKFRKESFIAEKKLIKESNILKNEKEKSSKLLNNILPDFIIENIVYDFEKRDIVIPEPEEYKSCSILCFDIVQFTNMSAKLDSPSRLVDLLTQVFREFDTVVLRNGCQKIKTDGDAYICACGLKSKKKAKKQMPNSKSTPLLQSTSSTSVNNIDLDKDNKDNNNNNNNNKNSNNNFKNKNNIINNNNNSNSNNNNNNNSNNNNINNSGNDDDDEEIEDSELEHFEKLIDVAIEIMNLDVLKETGNTEGIQVQFRCGIAAGSVYGGVIGSQKYQFDIWGDTIARSHTLEQLGQPGKVHVGETIMTHKNWLKKWQYNYNIVSNSECKDQEHDYEFHKAHGECITSYFVDWKDDYREKKKKDLSCDFSINKVLNAETIESKSNNNNYNNNNYNNNNYNNNYNNNNLNNNSNNNNNEYGSSSSSSSVLGEAVTEQIDCNNTNPPLQHKKSQSILTNNENDIVSPSLTSNSPILDTTVNNNNNNNNTNNNNKNQNNIYGNNNNNEEDFKIKSKSNSSFEIEMSNIKKPKSRFIDRVMGILHHVKISNDKIDKEIIQIDEDFVKVTKLRKYFLFFENLTTEKFFHKYVIINNVVETKFFLVIGLILHLMFYLDDHIMDSAPYFNSNVIYLVMGIAFLVYIGLSFTRIFRTPLVYQIAFFILLCAFGVCTVLELIRFQNPLARSSLTRVCATLFYLNVFHSLNFLSVLFLNLFIFSFFIICSILISPTLTNHLYETDYIGFVIVLLIQICSSYGMKLAMRKAWVVNCKINFKTISVNKEKDKFNFLLKSIFPQSALTKLRDMIDTPNIETKGIVYVQPHQDVSIMFIQIAGFQEYDEPKDLIKKLNDIFSFFDGLLNQKYGGTVEKIKTIGNTYMAVSGLDGSPSFLEKMSDFALDVKAYTNSVAISRVVRIGISHGPLVAGCIGISRAKFDVWGDTANTASRMQSNAQDNEIMVTHSVYERLNKLFYFDDEKEILVKGKGKMVTHVLKGKKDLEQTNKWFTKPPEVWEVNATPAGIASPLSGTLLGEIGSFTTPRFHLSS, encoded by the exons atggcATCTAGCTCACCAATGTTTAATGATCATGCAATTGCAAGATCAAAATATGCATTAAATAGTGTACTTCAACAAACAAATGAATTACATGATGgaaatggtggtggtggataCACACCATCCTCACCACATTTAGGAGGtgtatcattaaataaatcacaaAATCAGCCATATACTCaatataataatggtggtggtggcggtggtggtggtggtggtcaTATTAATCCCAtgcatttaaatttaaattcaattacaaataatcataataatcatcataatcatcatccAAATACATTAAGTACAccacataataataatcataataataataatcatagtACATCACATCATCCACATAGTAATAGTGTTGCAAATGGTGGTCATTTATCACAATCGATCACACAACAAAGGGGTGGATTGGCAGATTTAGCAAATGCTGTAATCAATAGAAAAAATAGATCAGATTCAGTACAAACCAAAATGAAACCAACCGATTCAGCTAGTAATATAGAATCTTGGGCAAAAGTTGAAAAATTCTCAAGTTCAATCTTTGATTctgaaaaaagtaaaaaatcaaacattttccaaaaatataCTCTCagattaaaaaattcttatGAAAAAGGTTATTTACATCAACATTATAATTCACAAATTATGTTATTAAGA attacaaatttaattggtatAGTTGCAGTTTCATATGGATTTACAAAAGAAGCGATTTTTATGTTAATTGCAATTAGAATattatgttttaatttatttgcattttcaatatttttatcatttttaagaAATCGTGAATTGTATAAAAAGTTATTTCatccattatttttattttcatttacaaCATTTTtcattacaattttattGGAATAtaaaaccacaacaacaacattaattttatttctatatGTTGTAATATTTTGTTGTCTATATGCACTCGGttgtttattattcatttggATGGTAATGTGTAATTTAATGAATGCAATttgtttcattattttcatattctTAGAATCAACACTCGatagaaataatttaatttcttttgtaatttatattttaacaaTGTTTTTAGTTGGTGCAAGTCATTTATATGTTTTAGAAAAGTTTAGAAAAGAG AGTTTTATTGcagaaaagaaattaattaaagaatcaaatattttaaagaatgaaaaagagaaatcatcaaaattattaaataatattttaccagattttattattgaaaatattgtatatgattttgaaaagaGAGATATTGTAATTCCAGAGCCAGAAGAGTACAAATCATGTTCAATACTTTGTTTTGATATTGTTCAATTTACAAATATGAGTGCAAAATTAGATTCACCATCACGTTTGGTTGATTTGTTAACCCAAGTATTTAGAGAATTCGATACAGTAGTCTTAAGAAATGGTtgtcaaaaaattaaaactgatGGTGATGCTTACATTTGTGCTTGTGGTTTAAAGAGTAAAAAGAAAGCAAAGAAACAAATGCCAAATAGTAAAAGTACTCCACTTTTACAATCAACTTCTTCAACAAGTGTAAATAATATAGATTtagataaagataataaagataataataataataataataataataaaaatagtaacaataattttaaaaataaaaataatattattaataataataataatagcaatagcaacaacaacaataacaataacagcaacaacaacaacatcaataaCAGcggtaatgatgatgatgatgaagaaattgaagatAGTGAATTAGaacattttgaaaaattaattgatgttgCAATTGAAATTATGAATTTAGATGTTTTAAAAGAGACTGGTAATACTGAAGGTATTCAAGTACAATTTAGATGTGGTATTGCAGCTGGTTCAGTTTATGGTGGTGTTATTGGTTCTCAAAAGTATCAATTCGATATTTGGGGTGATACAATCGCCAGAAGTCATACCCTCGAACAATTGGGTCAACCAGGTAAAGTTCATGTTGGCGAAACAATCATGACCCACAAAAATTGGTTGAAAAAGTGgcaatataattataatatcgTTTCAAACTCTGAATGTAAAGATCAAGAACATGATTATGAATTTCATAAAGCTCATGGTGAATGTATAACAAGTTACTTTGTAGATTGGAAAGATGACTATagagagaaaaagaaaaaagatttatcttGTGACTTTAGtattaataaagttttaaatgctgaaacaattgaatcaaaatcaaataataataattataataataataattataataataataattataataataattataataataataatttaaataataatagtaataataataataatgaatatggATCATcgtcttcatcttcttcagtATTAGGAGAAGCTGTTACCGAACAAATTGATTGCAACAATACAAATCCACCATTACAACATAAGAAATCAcaatcaattttaacaaataatgaaaatgatattgtTTCACCATCACTAACAAGTAATAGTCCAATTTTAGATACaactgtaaataataataataataataataataccaataataataataaaaatcaaaataatatttatggaaataataataataatgaagaagattttaaaattaaatcaaaatcaaatagttcatttgaaattgaaatgtCAAATATTAAGAAACCAAAGAGTAGATTTATTGATAGAGTTATGGGAATTTTACATCATGTTAAAATtagtaatgataaaattgataaagagATTATACAAATCGATGAAGATTTTGTAAAGGTTACAAAATTAAGAAagtactttttattttttgagaaTTTAACCACCGAGAAATTCTTTCACAAATAtgttattatcaataatgtTGTTGAAACTAAATTCTTTTTAGTCATTGGTTTAATATTACatttaatgttttatttaGATGATCACATTATGGATTCTGCACCTTATTTCAATAGTAATGTAATCTATTTGGTTATGGGTATTGCATTTTTGGTTTACATTGGTTTATCATTCACTAGAATCTTTAGAACTCCATTGGTTTATCAAATAGCTTTCTTTATTCTCTTATGCGCATTTGGTGTTTGTACagttttagaattaattagATTCCAAAATCCATTAGCAAGATCTTCTTTAACTCGTGTTTGTGcaactttattttatttaaatgttttccattctttaaatttcttatctgttttatttttaaatctttttatttttt catttttcataatttgtagtattttaatttcaccaaCTTTAACAAATCATTTATATGAAACCGATTACATTGGatttgttattgttttaCTTATTCAAATTTGTTCATCCTATGGTATGAAATTGGCAATGAGAAAAGCATGGGTTGTAAAttgtaaaatcaattttaagaCAATTAGTGTAAATAAAGAGAAagataaattcaatttcttaTTGAAATCAATTTTCCCACAATCTGCATTAACCAAATTAAGAGATATGATAGATACTCCAAATATTGAAACCAAAGGTATAGTTTATGTTCAACCACATCAAGATGTTTCAATTATGTTCATTCAAATTGCAGGTTTCCAAGAATATGATGAaccaaaagatttaattaagaAATTGAATGAtatcttttctttctttgaTGGTTTACTTAATCAAAAGTATGGTGGAACCGTCGAAAAGATTAAAACCATTGGTAACACTTATATGGCGGTTTCAGGTTTAGATGGTAGTCCATCATTCTTGGAGAAAATGTCTGATTTCGCTTTGGATGTTAAAGCATACACAAACTCTGTTGCAATTTCAAGAGTAGTTAGAATTGGTATTAGTCATGGTCCTTTGGTTGCTGGTTGTATCGGTATCAGTAGAGCAAAGTTTGATGTTTGGGGTGATACTGCCAATACCGCCTCTAGAATGCAATCCAATGCTCAAGATAATGAAATCATGGTAACTCATAGTGTTTATGAAAGATtgaataaattgttttactttgatgatgaaaaagaaatccTTGTAAAAGGTAAAGGTAAAATGGTAACTCATGTACTTAAAGGTAAAAAAGATCTtgaacaaacaaacaaatggTTCACTAAACCACCCGAAGTTTGGGAAGTTAATGCTACTCCTGCTGGTATTGCCTCACCATTATCTGGAACTCTCTTGGGTGAAATTGGCTCATTCACTACTCCAAGATTCCATCTTTCAAGTTAA